In one Corallococcus sp. EGB genomic region, the following are encoded:
- a CDS encoding MarR family winged helix-turn-helix transcriptional regulator, with amino-acid sequence MKKARAARLTLDDFLPYRLSVADNVVSQRIARVYAAEDGLSTQEWRLIAVLGEDGERSQLELVRRTRMDKVPVSRAARSLEERGLVRRATSQSDARSRRLTLTASGRRLYQRIAPAALEAEAEVLAELSPAERATLRSLLERVERAAIRALKPAP; translated from the coding sequence ATGAAGAAAGCACGCGCCGCGCGCCTCACCCTGGATGACTTCCTCCCCTATCGCCTGTCGGTCGCGGACAACGTCGTGAGCCAGCGCATCGCCCGCGTGTACGCGGCCGAGGACGGCCTCTCCACGCAGGAGTGGCGCCTCATCGCCGTGCTGGGCGAGGACGGGGAACGCTCGCAGCTGGAGCTCGTCCGGCGCACGCGCATGGACAAGGTGCCTGTCAGCCGCGCCGCACGCTCGTTGGAGGAGCGTGGATTGGTGCGGCGCGCCACGAGCCAGAGCGATGCCCGCTCGCGGCGGCTGACGCTGACCGCCTCGGGGCGCAGGCTCTACCAGCGGATAGCCCCCGCCGCGCTGGAGGCGGAGGCGGAGGTGCTGGCGGAGTTGTCACCCGCTGAACGCGCGACGCTGCGCTCGCTGCTGGAGCGCGTGGAGCGCGCCGCCATCCGCGCCCTCAAGCCGGCCCCCTGA
- the hmgA gene encoding homogentisate 1,2-dioxygenase yields the protein MENVRHLTGFGNEHASEAVAGALPVGQNTPQRVAFGLYAEQLSGTAFTAPRGVNRRTWLYRLRPSAGHPAYRQVDARTLKSGPFREVPPSPNRLRWSPTPLPTTPTTFVEGLFTLGGNGSPAEGAGAAVHLYAATAPMADTAFFNADGELLIVPQSGALRIVTELGVLEVPPGHVALIPRGMRMRVELPGGPSRGYVCENYGAGFRLPELGPIGSNGLANPRDFVAPNAAYEDVERPTRVLQKFQGNLWETTLDHSPFDVVAWHGNNVPYTYDLARFNTINTVSFDHPDPSIFTVLTSPSDTPGTANCDFVIFPPRWMVAEHTFRPPWFHRNVMSELMGLVHGVYDAKADAFLPGGASLHNCMSAHGPDRKTYEAAVAAELTPKKIDNTLAFMFETRWVIAPTRQAMESAALQKDYDACWADLPKANLSAKGGGQP from the coding sequence ATGGAAAACGTCCGCCACCTGACAGGCTTTGGAAACGAGCACGCATCGGAGGCTGTCGCCGGTGCGCTTCCCGTGGGCCAGAACACGCCCCAGCGCGTCGCGTTCGGCCTCTACGCCGAGCAGCTCTCCGGCACCGCGTTCACCGCGCCGCGCGGCGTGAACCGGCGCACGTGGCTCTACCGGCTGCGGCCCAGCGCGGGCCACCCGGCGTACCGGCAGGTGGACGCCCGCACGCTGAAGAGCGGACCGTTCCGCGAGGTGCCCCCTTCCCCCAACCGGCTGCGCTGGAGCCCCACGCCGCTGCCCACCACGCCCACCACGTTCGTGGAGGGCCTGTTCACGCTGGGCGGCAACGGCTCTCCGGCCGAGGGCGCGGGCGCGGCGGTGCACCTCTACGCGGCGACGGCGCCCATGGCCGACACGGCGTTCTTCAACGCGGACGGCGAGCTGCTCATCGTCCCGCAGTCCGGGGCGCTGCGCATCGTCACGGAGCTGGGCGTGCTGGAGGTCCCGCCCGGCCACGTCGCGCTGATTCCTCGCGGCATGCGCATGCGGGTGGAGCTGCCCGGGGGCCCCTCGCGCGGCTACGTCTGTGAGAACTACGGCGCGGGGTTCCGGCTCCCGGAGCTGGGGCCCATCGGGTCCAACGGCCTCGCGAACCCGCGCGACTTCGTGGCGCCGAACGCGGCGTATGAAGACGTGGAGCGCCCCACGCGCGTGCTGCAGAAGTTCCAGGGGAACCTCTGGGAGACGACGCTGGACCACTCGCCGTTCGACGTCGTGGCCTGGCACGGCAACAACGTGCCGTACACGTACGACCTGGCGCGCTTCAACACCATCAACACGGTGAGCTTCGACCACCCGGATCCGTCCATCTTCACGGTGCTCACGTCGCCCAGCGACACGCCGGGAACGGCGAACTGCGACTTCGTCATCTTCCCGCCGCGGTGGATGGTCGCGGAGCACACCTTCCGGCCGCCCTGGTTCCACCGCAACGTGATGAGCGAGCTGATGGGTCTGGTCCACGGCGTCTACGACGCCAAGGCGGACGCGTTCCTCCCCGGCGGCGCGTCGCTGCACAACTGCATGAGCGCCCACGGGCCGGACCGCAAGACGTACGAGGCCGCCGTCGCCGCGGAGCTGACGCCGAAGAAGATCGACAACACGCTCGCCTTCATGTTCGAGACCCGCTGGGTCATCGCCCCCACGCGGCAGGCCATGGAGAGCGCCGCCCTCCAGAAGGACTACGACGCGTGCTGGGCGGACCTGCCCAAGGCGAACCTGTCCGCCAAGGGAGGCGGCCAGCCGTGA
- a CDS encoding fumarylacetoacetate hydrolase family protein — translation MKLASLDAGRDGRLVVVSKDLSRQTDASAIAPTLQAALDDWDHRAPALRALSERLERGEVPGAPFDPKRCAAPLPRAYQWADGSAYVNHVELVRKARGAELPPSFWTDPLMYQGGSDGFLGPCQPIPLADEAWGCDMEGEVVVVTRDVPLGATREQALGAVVLVGLVNDVSLRNLIPGELAKGFGFFQSKPASALSPVFVTPDELGTAWRDGKLHRRLEVFLDGEPFGRADAGVDMTFDFGTLVAHAAKTRSLCAGSIIGSGTVSNRGPDGGPGKPVRDGGAGYSCIAEVRVVETLRDGAPRTPFLKRGNRVRIEMRDDAGASIFGAIDQVVGG, via the coding sequence GTGAAGCTCGCCTCGCTCGATGCAGGCAGGGACGGACGGCTCGTCGTCGTGTCGAAGGACCTGTCCCGGCAGACGGACGCGTCCGCCATCGCGCCGACGTTGCAGGCCGCGCTGGATGACTGGGACCACCGCGCGCCGGCCCTGCGCGCGCTGTCGGAGCGGCTGGAGCGCGGGGAGGTCCCCGGAGCGCCCTTCGACCCCAAGCGGTGCGCGGCGCCGCTGCCCCGCGCGTACCAGTGGGCGGATGGCTCCGCATACGTGAACCACGTGGAGCTGGTGCGCAAGGCGCGCGGCGCGGAGCTGCCGCCCTCGTTCTGGACCGACCCCTTGATGTACCAGGGCGGCTCCGACGGCTTCCTGGGACCCTGCCAGCCCATTCCGCTCGCCGATGAGGCATGGGGCTGCGACATGGAGGGGGAGGTCGTGGTGGTGACGCGCGACGTGCCCCTTGGCGCCACGCGCGAACAGGCGCTGGGGGCCGTGGTCCTGGTGGGGCTGGTCAATGACGTGTCGCTGCGCAACCTCATCCCGGGGGAGCTGGCGAAGGGCTTCGGCTTCTTCCAGTCCAAGCCCGCGTCGGCGCTCTCGCCAGTGTTCGTCACGCCGGATGAACTGGGCACCGCGTGGCGGGACGGCAAGCTGCACCGGCGCCTGGAGGTCTTCCTGGACGGCGAGCCCTTCGGCCGCGCGGACGCGGGCGTGGACATGACGTTCGACTTCGGCACGCTGGTGGCGCACGCGGCGAAGACGCGCTCGCTGTGCGCGGGCAGCATCATCGGCTCCGGCACCGTGTCCAACCGGGGGCCGGACGGCGGCCCCGGCAAGCCCGTGCGGGACGGCGGCGCGGGCTACTCATGCATCGCGGAGGTGCGCGTGGTGGAGACGCTCCGCGACGGCGCGCCCCGGACGCCCTTCCTCAAGCGCGGCAACCGGGTGCGCATCGAGATGCGGGACGACGCGGGCGCCAGCATCTTCGGCGCCATCGACCAGGTGGTCGGCGGGTAG
- a CDS encoding 3' terminal RNA ribose 2'-O-methyltransferase Hen1 — translation MLLTLSTTHSPATDLGYLLHKNPERPQSFELPFGLAHVFYPEASADRTTAALLLEVDPVALVRGRPSSGGPGGPLEQYVNDRPYVASSFMSVALSRVFGTALSGRSKDRPELAAQPLPFSARLSVLPCRGGETFLRRLFEPLGYTVTATRHALDETVPAWGDSRYFTVTLEGHVRLGDLLSHLYVLIPVLDDDKHYWVGDEEVEKLLRHGEGWLAAHPEREQIARRYLRHRHSLAREALERLAGDEAPEPEERQEARNAEEAVLESRLSINEQRLQTVMTVLQEHGVARVVDLGCGEGRLLKALLKDRRFTEIVGMDVSHRTLEIAQDRLGIERMPELQRKRLKLLHGSLLYRDQRLAGYDAATVIEVIEHLDTPRLAAFERVLFEHTRPSYIVLTTPNAEYNVRFTSLPAGTFRHRDHRFEWTRAEFEAWAARMCERYGYSARFLPVGENDAEVGAPTQMAVFTR, via the coding sequence ATGCTCCTGACGCTTTCGACGACCCACTCGCCCGCGACGGACCTGGGCTACCTGCTGCACAAGAACCCGGAACGGCCCCAGTCCTTCGAGCTGCCCTTCGGACTGGCGCACGTCTTCTACCCGGAGGCCTCCGCCGACCGCACGACAGCGGCGCTCCTCCTGGAGGTGGACCCCGTCGCCCTGGTGCGTGGCCGGCCATCGTCGGGCGGCCCCGGCGGTCCGCTGGAGCAGTACGTCAACGACCGGCCCTACGTGGCGTCGTCCTTCATGAGCGTGGCGCTGTCCCGCGTCTTCGGCACGGCGCTGTCGGGCCGCAGCAAGGACCGGCCAGAGCTGGCCGCGCAGCCCCTGCCCTTCTCCGCTCGCCTGTCCGTGCTGCCCTGCCGGGGCGGAGAAACCTTCCTGCGCCGCCTCTTCGAGCCGCTGGGCTACACCGTCACCGCGACCCGCCACGCGCTGGACGAGACGGTGCCCGCGTGGGGCGACAGCCGCTACTTCACCGTGACGCTGGAGGGGCACGTGCGCCTGGGCGATCTGCTCTCGCACCTGTACGTGCTCATCCCGGTGCTCGACGACGACAAGCATTACTGGGTGGGCGACGAGGAGGTGGAGAAGCTCCTGCGCCACGGCGAGGGCTGGCTCGCCGCGCACCCGGAGCGCGAACAGATTGCCCGCCGCTACCTGCGCCACCGGCACAGCCTGGCGCGCGAGGCCCTGGAGCGGCTCGCGGGCGATGAGGCCCCGGAGCCGGAGGAGCGCCAGGAGGCGCGCAACGCAGAGGAGGCCGTGCTCGAGTCGCGCCTGAGCATCAACGAGCAGCGCCTCCAGACGGTGATGACCGTCCTCCAGGAGCACGGCGTCGCGCGCGTGGTGGACCTGGGCTGCGGCGAGGGCCGGCTGCTGAAGGCCCTGCTGAAGGACCGGCGCTTCACCGAAATCGTGGGCATGGACGTCTCCCACCGCACGCTGGAGATTGCCCAGGACCGGCTCGGCATCGAGCGGATGCCCGAGCTGCAACGCAAGCGCCTGAAGCTGCTGCACGGCTCGCTGCTGTACCGGGACCAGCGGCTCGCGGGCTACGACGCGGCCACCGTCATCGAGGTCATCGAGCACCTGGACACGCCGCGCCTCGCGGCCTTCGAGCGCGTGCTCTTCGAGCACACGCGCCCGAGCTACATCGTCCTCACCACCCCCAACGCCGAGTACAACGTGCGCTTCACCTCCCTCCCCGCCGGCACCTTCCGCCACCGCGACCACCGCTTCGAGTGGACCCGCGCCGAGTTCGAGGCCTGGGCCGCGCGCATGTGCGAGCGCTACGGCTACAGCGCGCGCTTCCTGCCAGTGGGAGAGAACGACGCGGAGGTCGGTGCGCCGACGCAGATGGCGGTGTTCACGCGATGA
- a CDS encoding polynucleotide kinase-phosphatase, with the protein MNVHIPELSLVVLIGPSGAGKTTFARRHFKATEVLSSDTYRGFVSDDENNQEATKDAFETLRYVAAKRLARGLLTVVDATNVQPESRKAFLELAREYHVLPVALVLDVPERTCIERNQQRPDRAESSRFVRNQVSQMQRSMRGLEREGFRHLHVFKPDVIDRVVLERQPLWCNRKHERGPFDIIGDIHGCREELEALLTKLGYQVRPRADGTPGFDVRPPGGRRAIFLGDLVDRGPDIPGVLRLVMDMVEAGTALCVPGNHEMKLLRKLRGGKVNVSHGMAQTLEQLEKEPPEFHQRVAKFIDGLVSHYVLDDGRLVVAHAGMKESMQGRGSGRVRAFALYGETTGETDEYGLPVRFNWASEYRGRATVVYGHQAVPEAEWVNNTLCVDTGCVYGGQLTALRYPERELVSVPAQRTYCEPVKPLNAPAPSGLSAQQQADDVLDLEDVRGRRVISTRLAANVTLREENTTAALEAMSRFAMDPRWLIYLPPTMSPSETSDQPGFLEHPQQAFDYYRREGVARVVCEEKHMGSRAVVVLTRDADAARRRFGVTSGETGVCYTRTGRRFFTDEALEAAFLTRVRAALEASGFWEELKTDWACLDCELMPWSLKAQELLRDPYAAVGAASRAALTDVVSVLGQATARGLPLGELSARFTDKASHVQRYVEAYRRYCWPVTSLDDVRLAPFHLLATEGAAHVNKDHVWHMETLARVCRADPSFLMATPYRVVALEDPDAVAGGVRWWEELTARGGEGMVVKPFDFAVRGRKSVVQPAIKSRGPEYLRIIYGPEYTAPANLDRLRQRGLSTKRSLALREFALGVEGLERFTKKESLRRVHECVFGVLALESEPVDPRL; encoded by the coding sequence ATGAACGTCCACATTCCAGAGCTGTCGCTCGTCGTCCTCATCGGCCCGTCCGGCGCGGGCAAGACGACCTTCGCGCGCCGGCACTTCAAGGCCACGGAGGTGCTCTCCTCGGACACCTACCGGGGCTTCGTGTCCGACGACGAGAACAACCAGGAGGCGACGAAGGACGCCTTCGAGACGCTGCGCTACGTCGCGGCGAAGCGGCTGGCGCGAGGCCTGCTCACCGTGGTGGACGCCACCAACGTGCAGCCGGAGTCCCGCAAGGCCTTCTTGGAGCTGGCGCGCGAGTACCACGTGCTGCCCGTGGCGCTGGTGCTGGACGTGCCGGAGCGCACCTGCATCGAGCGCAATCAGCAGCGGCCGGACCGCGCCGAGAGCTCCCGCTTCGTGCGCAACCAGGTCTCGCAGATGCAGCGCTCCATGCGAGGCCTGGAGCGCGAGGGCTTCCGCCACCTCCACGTCTTCAAGCCGGACGTCATCGACCGCGTGGTGCTGGAGCGCCAGCCGCTCTGGTGCAACCGCAAGCACGAGCGAGGCCCGTTCGACATCATCGGCGACATCCACGGCTGCCGGGAGGAGCTGGAGGCGCTGCTCACGAAGCTGGGCTACCAGGTGCGTCCGCGCGCGGACGGCACGCCGGGCTTCGACGTGCGCCCGCCGGGGGGCCGCCGGGCCATCTTCCTGGGCGACCTGGTGGATCGCGGCCCGGATATCCCGGGCGTGCTGCGGCTGGTGATGGACATGGTGGAGGCCGGCACCGCGCTGTGCGTGCCGGGCAACCACGAGATGAAGCTCCTGCGCAAGCTGCGCGGTGGCAAGGTCAACGTGTCCCACGGCATGGCCCAGACGCTGGAGCAGTTGGAGAAGGAGCCGCCGGAGTTCCACCAGCGCGTGGCGAAGTTCATCGACGGGCTCGTGTCCCACTACGTGCTGGACGACGGCCGCCTGGTGGTGGCGCACGCGGGCATGAAGGAGAGCATGCAGGGCCGGGGCTCCGGCCGCGTGCGCGCCTTCGCGCTCTACGGCGAGACGACGGGCGAGACGGACGAGTACGGCCTGCCGGTGCGCTTCAACTGGGCGTCCGAGTACCGGGGCCGCGCGACGGTGGTGTACGGCCACCAGGCCGTGCCGGAGGCCGAGTGGGTCAACAACACGCTGTGCGTGGACACCGGCTGCGTCTACGGCGGCCAGCTCACCGCCCTGCGCTACCCGGAGCGCGAGCTGGTGTCCGTGCCCGCGCAGCGCACGTACTGCGAGCCGGTGAAGCCCCTGAACGCCCCGGCGCCGTCGGGCCTGAGCGCGCAGCAGCAGGCGGATGACGTGCTCGACCTGGAGGACGTGCGGGGCAGGCGCGTCATCTCCACCCGGCTGGCCGCGAACGTCACCCTGCGTGAGGAGAACACCACCGCCGCGCTGGAGGCGATGAGCCGCTTCGCCATGGATCCGCGCTGGCTCATCTACCTGCCGCCCACCATGTCGCCGTCGGAGACGAGCGACCAGCCCGGCTTCCTGGAGCATCCCCAGCAGGCCTTCGACTACTACCGCAGGGAGGGCGTGGCGCGGGTCGTCTGCGAGGAGAAGCACATGGGCTCGCGCGCCGTCGTCGTCCTCACGCGCGACGCGGACGCCGCTCGCCGCCGCTTCGGCGTCACCTCCGGCGAGACGGGCGTCTGCTACACGCGCACGGGCCGGCGCTTCTTCACGGATGAAGCCCTGGAGGCCGCGTTCCTCACGCGCGTCCGGGCGGCGCTGGAGGCGTCTGGGTTCTGGGAGGAATTGAAGACGGACTGGGCCTGCCTGGACTGCGAGCTGATGCCCTGGTCGCTCAAGGCCCAGGAGCTGCTGCGCGACCCGTACGCCGCCGTGGGCGCTGCCTCCCGTGCGGCGCTGACGGACGTGGTGTCCGTGCTGGGTCAGGCCACCGCGCGGGGGCTGCCCCTGGGTGAGCTGTCCGCGCGCTTCACGGACAAGGCGTCCCACGTGCAGCGCTATGTGGAGGCGTACCGGCGCTACTGCTGGCCGGTGACGTCGCTGGACGACGTGCGGCTGGCGCCGTTCCACCTGCTGGCCACGGAGGGCGCGGCCCACGTGAACAAGGACCACGTCTGGCACATGGAGACGCTGGCGCGCGTGTGCCGCGCGGATCCGTCGTTCCTCATGGCCACGCCCTACCGCGTCGTGGCGTTGGAGGACCCGGACGCGGTGGCCGGCGGCGTGCGGTGGTGGGAGGAGCTGACCGCTCGCGGCGGAGAGGGCATGGTGGTGAAGCCGTTCGACTTCGCGGTGCGCGGACGCAAGAGCGTGGTGCAGCCCGCAATCAAGTCCCGAGGCCCGGAGTACCTGCGCATCATCTACGGCCCGGAGTACACCGCGCCCGCGAACCTGGACCGGCTGCGCCAGCGCGGCCTGTCCACCAAGCGCTCGCTCGCGCTGCGCGAGTTCGCGCTGGGCGTGGAGGGACTGGAGCGCTTCACGAAGAAGGAGTCCCTGCGCCGCGTGCACGAGTGCGTCTTCGGCGTGCTCGCCCTGGAGAGCGAGCCAGTGGACCCGCGGCTGTAG
- a CDS encoding protealysin inhibitor emfourin — MRIELKREGGLAFFPGLARPRSVDLDALPPATAEALQREVREARFFEQPATVGGGPTAGADRTSYTVTIEDDGGRRHSVRLVEPVQEPHLRALLGLLQQAEREQRAP, encoded by the coding sequence ATGCGAATCGAGCTCAAGCGGGAGGGAGGCCTCGCCTTCTTCCCGGGCCTCGCCAGGCCGCGCTCCGTGGACCTGGATGCACTGCCTCCCGCCACGGCGGAGGCGCTCCAGCGGGAGGTGCGGGAGGCCCGCTTCTTCGAACAGCCCGCCACCGTGGGCGGCGGGCCCACCGCGGGCGCGGACCGGACGAGCTACACCGTCACCATCGAGGATGACGGCGGAAGGAGGCATTCGGTCCGGCTGGTGGAGCCGGTGCAGGAGCCGCACCTTCGCGCCCTGCTCGGGCTCCTCCAGCAGGCCGAGCGGGAGCAGCGCGCCCCGTAG
- a CDS encoding M4 family metallopeptidase produces MCCNTRLWHSHHCILPPYIHRQIAQNGSAQQRAQALRTLAIDSTMRAIRLSTSGAPQAAMRLIPGPMVVESHKQRTLYNVKNTEALPGEEVRSEGQADTGDPAVDEAYVGLGATYDLYWEVFGRNSIDGNGMPLLGHVHYGSGYDNAFWDGQRMVFGDGDGELFNRFTISVDVIGHELTHGVTEHEGPLTYFLQAGALNESLSDCFGSIVKQRLLNQTVDQADWLIGAGLLTAKVHGKALRSMKEPGTAFDDPVLGKDPQPGHMKDFVKTTEDNGGVHINSGIPNKAFCVAATNLKGHSWEKAGQIWLEALRDPRLKPNCSFLSFARLTVMAAARLYGSGDEEQIVRDAWSQVGITVSKERAAAPAWTPPMQKQAAQPVQRKN; encoded by the coding sequence ATGTGTTGCAACACGCGACTCTGGCATTCCCACCACTGCATCCTGCCGCCGTACATCCACCGGCAGATTGCCCAGAACGGCTCGGCCCAGCAGCGCGCGCAGGCCCTGCGGACGCTCGCCATCGACAGCACGATGCGCGCCATCCGTTTGTCCACCAGCGGCGCGCCCCAGGCGGCGATGCGCCTCATCCCCGGCCCCATGGTCGTGGAGAGCCACAAGCAGCGCACCCTCTACAACGTGAAGAATACCGAGGCCCTTCCGGGCGAGGAGGTCCGCAGCGAGGGACAGGCTGACACGGGCGACCCGGCGGTGGACGAGGCCTATGTCGGCCTGGGCGCGACGTATGACCTCTACTGGGAGGTCTTCGGGCGCAACTCCATTGATGGCAACGGCATGCCGCTCCTCGGGCACGTCCACTATGGCAGCGGCTACGACAACGCCTTCTGGGACGGCCAGCGCATGGTGTTCGGCGACGGCGACGGCGAGCTGTTCAACCGCTTCACCATTTCGGTGGATGTCATCGGGCACGAGCTGACCCACGGCGTGACGGAGCACGAGGGGCCCCTGACCTACTTCCTCCAGGCAGGCGCGCTCAACGAGTCGCTGTCTGACTGCTTCGGCTCGATCGTGAAGCAGCGCCTGCTGAACCAGACGGTGGATCAAGCCGACTGGCTCATTGGCGCCGGGCTCCTCACGGCCAAGGTCCACGGCAAGGCCCTGCGCTCCATGAAGGAGCCAGGCACCGCGTTCGATGATCCGGTGCTGGGCAAGGACCCACAGCCGGGCCACATGAAGGACTTCGTGAAGACGACGGAGGACAACGGTGGCGTGCACATCAACTCCGGCATCCCCAACAAGGCCTTCTGCGTCGCGGCCACGAACCTCAAGGGCCATTCATGGGAGAAGGCCGGCCAGATCTGGCTGGAGGCGCTGCGCGACCCGAGGCTGAAGCCGAACTGCTCGTTCCTCTCCTTCGCCCGGCTCACCGTGATGGCTGCCGCCCGGCTCTATGGCAGCGGCGACGAGGAGCAGATCGTCCGCGACGCCTGGAGCCAGGTGGGCATCACCGTCTCCAAGGAGCGGGCTGCCGCGCCGGCCTGGACGCCGCCGATGCAGAAGCAGGCCGCGCAGCCGGTCCAGCGCAAGAACTAG
- a CDS encoding ABC transporter permease, whose protein sequence is MTGPLPRILAVLLKEFTQLRRDRITYAMILVMPVMQLLIFGYAINMDPRHLPAAVLSHDTSTLADSVVAALERTGYVDVRYLPRSDEELDQLIRRGQVMLGITIPPDFTRRLLKGERAQILAEADASDPQAAAGALAAVSVLPTEALRNERVGLGPPRSSAPAFEVVVHRRYNPEGRSPVHIVPGLLGIILSMTLVMMTAMAVTRERERGTMETLLSTPATPAEIMVGKLTPYVVVGLVQTVVVLGMARGLFSVPMARTPAGWMALSCGIVLFIVGNLSLGYLISTVARSQLQAMQMSMFYMLPSIFLSGFAFPFLGLPRWARMLGEIIPVTHFLRIVRGALLKDQVLADMGNDLLALGLFVMAVAGVALARSRTTLD, encoded by the coding sequence ATGACGGGCCCGCTTCCGCGCATCCTGGCCGTGCTGCTCAAGGAGTTCACGCAGCTGCGGCGCGACCGCATCACCTACGCGATGATCCTCGTCATGCCGGTGATGCAACTGCTCATCTTCGGCTACGCCATCAACATGGACCCCCGGCACCTGCCCGCGGCGGTGCTGTCCCACGACACCAGCACCCTGGCGGACTCCGTCGTCGCCGCGCTGGAGCGCACCGGCTACGTGGACGTGCGCTACCTGCCGCGCTCCGACGAGGAGCTGGATCAGCTCATCCGCCGGGGGCAGGTGATGCTGGGCATCACCATCCCGCCGGACTTCACCCGGCGGCTGCTCAAGGGCGAGCGCGCGCAGATCCTCGCGGAGGCGGACGCGTCCGACCCGCAGGCCGCGGCCGGAGCGCTCGCCGCGGTGAGCGTGCTGCCCACGGAGGCGCTGCGCAATGAACGGGTGGGGCTGGGCCCGCCCCGGTCCTCCGCGCCCGCCTTCGAGGTGGTGGTGCACCGGCGCTACAACCCGGAGGGCCGCTCGCCCGTCCACATCGTCCCGGGCCTCCTGGGCATCATCCTGTCCATGACCCTGGTGATGATGACCGCCATGGCCGTCACCCGCGAGCGCGAGCGCGGCACCATGGAGACGCTCCTGTCCACGCCCGCCACCCCGGCGGAGATCATGGTGGGCAAGCTCACGCCCTACGTCGTCGTGGGGCTCGTGCAGACCGTCGTCGTCCTGGGCATGGCGCGGGGGCTGTTCTCGGTGCCCATGGCGCGCACGCCCGCGGGGTGGATGGCGCTGTCGTGCGGCATCGTCCTGTTCATCGTGGGCAACCTGTCGCTGGGCTACCTCATCTCCACCGTGGCGCGCAGCCAGCTGCAGGCGATGCAGATGTCCATGTTCTACATGTTGCCGTCCATCTTCCTCTCCGGCTTCGCCTTCCCCTTCCTGGGGCTGCCGCGGTGGGCGCGGATGCTGGGTGAAATCATCCCCGTGACGCACTTCCTGCGCATCGTCCGGGGCGCGCTGCTCAAGGACCAGGTGCTGGCGGACATGGGGAACGACCTGCTCGCGCTGGGGCTCTTCGTGATGGCCGTGGCGGGCGTGGCGCTCGCGCGTTCACGCACCACGTTGGATTGA
- a CDS encoding ABC transporter ATP-binding protein, which translates to MNTRAIDVRGLNKSFGDRHVVRDVSIAVDTGRITGFLGPNGSGKTTTLRLLCGLLTPDSGEGTVLDMDFRVRGDAIKRQTGYMTQKFSLYEDMSLEENLSFVARVYGLDRRRERVEDTLQRLGLFDRRRQLAGALSGGWKQRLALAAATLHEPRLLLLDEPTAGVDPKARREFWDEIHALAAGGLTVLVSTHYMDEAERCHDIGYILYGRLIARGTAESLIRDSRLVTFLGEGPGVDRVAHLLAQADGVLSASAFGASVHVSGLQREALEAALVPWRKEPYRWREVEPSLEDVFIQLMGRERDERYTS; encoded by the coding sequence ATGAACACGCGAGCCATCGACGTGCGCGGACTCAACAAGTCCTTCGGTGACCGGCACGTCGTGCGGGACGTCTCCATCGCCGTGGACACCGGACGCATCACCGGCTTCCTCGGCCCCAATGGCTCCGGCAAGACGACGACGCTGCGGCTCTTGTGCGGGCTGCTCACGCCCGACAGCGGCGAGGGCACCGTGCTGGACATGGACTTCCGCGTCCGAGGAGACGCCATCAAGCGCCAGACGGGCTACATGACGCAGAAGTTCTCCCTCTACGAGGACATGTCGCTGGAGGAGAACCTGTCCTTCGTCGCGCGCGTCTACGGCCTGGACCGGCGGCGGGAGCGGGTGGAGGACACGCTCCAACGGCTGGGCCTCTTCGACCGGCGCCGGCAGCTGGCGGGAGCGCTCTCTGGCGGCTGGAAGCAGCGCCTGGCCCTTGCCGCCGCGACGCTGCACGAACCGCGACTGCTGCTGTTGGACGAGCCCACCGCCGGCGTGGACCCCAAGGCCCGCCGCGAGTTCTGGGACGAAATCCACGCGCTCGCCGCGGGCGGCCTCACGGTGCTGGTGTCCACGCACTACATGGATGAGGCCGAGCGCTGCCATGACATCGGCTACATCCTGTACGGCCGCCTCATCGCCCGGGGCACGGCGGAATCGCTCATCCGCGACTCCCGGCTGGTGACGTTCCTGGGCGAGGGGCCGGGTGTCGACCGCGTGGCGCACCTCCTGGCCCAGGCGGACGGCGTGCTCAGCGCTTCGGCGTTCGGCGCCTCGGTGCACGTCAGCGGATTGCAGCGCGAGGCCCTGGAGGCCGCGCTCGTCCCCTGGCGCAAGGAGCCCTACCGGTGGCGCGAGGTGGAGCCCTCCCTGGAGGATGTCTTCATCCAGCTCATGGGGCGCGAGCGCGACGAACGGTACACGTCATGA